The nucleotide window GAgtaaaaaagaggagaagaaagaaacataCAGAAACTGAAAATAGGGGAAAAGGAAACTTGAGAGAGAAAGACGAATGATGCaaggagagggagaaagaggtGATGCGGCCGTGAGTGAGGACCAAGAGATGGGAGATGTAGCTTCTAATTAGTTTGACAACTATGCCCCTAAGATGGGGATGGCATTGATTAATTTTGAATGTtcagaccaaaaacaaaagtgacCAAATTGATGAGTTTCACATAGTTCATGGACCATTGATGATAAAAATACATCAGGAAATAATATCATTCCAATAAGAGATTGGAGGATATCAATTTTTCAATTGCAATTAATTCAAGGAGTGAAAACCAATTATGCCTTTTTCAGCCTTTAcatcaaaaacaagaaaactctGACAAAATAGAAACACAGTAGAGATATTCCAGAGTAGAACTAAAgcattaataaaacaaaagatcatatatatatatatatatttaaactaaaattttctatCTGGATCATTCAATAAGGTCAAAGAAAATACTAGCCACAAATTACAAACTTCTTATGAACATTACTCTACCTTCAAGGATGGTACTAGAGCAAAAACTTCATCAGTGGTTTCGGGACAAACATTGGCAATCACACTTATCTGCggcaagaaaattaatatcaaataCCATtgcttaaattttaaaaactaataCCAAAGGTTGAGATTGTAACCTCGCCATCTGAGACACCATATTTTGTGAGAGTCCTAATATTTAAGTTAAGAGTTCAATGGCAAAGAAAGATATTCATCTAAACATACATATAACCTTGAGGAACAAATCAAGCATTCTCAagcacacacatacacacacgcCCATGAACATATAAATGTAAAGGAGCCAATCAAGGATACTCAAGAACTTTTCTGACAGATTGGGGATTAGTATAGTGGCTGGTTCTTTTGGCGTACTGCAGTCCTTTGTCGAATGATCTGAAAGCAAACCAATTGGAGCACTTCATatacacaaaacaaacatcGATTGCTATAACCAACaaccattttctcaattgCCATTCTTctattgagaaaataattaacttCATTCTTACACAGGGATTTTAATAGTAGGATCTTTAGACAACAGGATCATTTGCTCCTGGATTCCTTGTAATATATCCGCAGCCTCACAATCCATCAGACATTTGGCACTCTGTGGCAGTTCTGCAagcattaacaaaaatgacaATTATTTGATATAGGAAATATGAAACACACAGAACTGAACGCTGAGATACTATACTATAGTAAGTAAATATAACATGTTATAGCAGAAAAATACTCTATAGCCAAGGAAAGTGCTCACCCTGCTCAATTTTGAGCTCCAGTGGCTgtggttctttctttctgccATTTCCAACCTTGTCTCCTTTTCCCCCTTTGCCCCAATCTGCTTAAAAAATCACATTTTGTGAAAAGGGAACAAGAAAACATCAGATGAGTGATCAAAATGGAAATTCATCAGAATACTGAATTTCAAACAATATCAGACCTTTCCCTGAGGCAGCAGCTGGGTTATCAAATTTTGACGAGAAGTTGGATTTGGGTTCATGCAAACCTGTAAATTCAAGTACCAACATTATAGATGTTGACGATTGAAGAAGATAAGCACATGCATGACTAAAATATGAGAATAAGTTAAATAGGAAAAGATAGAGAGTGTAGAAACATGATCAACCTTCAGAATCGAACTGGACTTTTCTCCCCTTCTTGGACTTTGTTGAGCTATCATCCTTCCCTTTCAAGGAAGCTACAGAGACAGAATTATCTAATGtcttaaagagaaaaagaaaaaaaaagagaggcaaGAGTAGCATTACAAGTTAAGAAAAGTAAAGAGCGAAGAAAAAGCAGACCATCCTTTGTAGAAGGGGTAGATTTCAGTGAAGATTTTACTGCTTTGCCAGTAGGCAAAGAAAACCCTTTTCCTCCTTTCTCCGACATGGCTAGATTTTCTGCAACTCCGCTGAATGTTGGAAACGCCCTTTTTACTATTCACTGTGGAAACCTCAGAAcgttaaagaaaacaaaattgggGGTTTAGGATCTTTTATTAGATACAAACGACGCAAAAGAACCCTATACCGACGAAAAGGGAAAGTTCacattataaaagaaaatcaaacaaaggATACCGGGAGGAGAGAAAGCAGCGGGGAAAGTCACCGGCGGGAAGGCCCGGAAATGATTACTGTGCTAAAAACCTTATTCCGGGATTGGTTTGGAGTTGTGGACTGCTTTGTCTTTTTCGCTGGCTTTAATTTTGCTCATGTTCTCTCGTGCCGTGTGCACGGATTTAACCCATTAATTTTTCGTGTAGATTTTGGGTCATGTCGAGTTGAACCATTGAGTGatagtaattaaaaaatatttataaaaaatcaataaataaataggttAATGAGTTATATAGGTATTTTAACAAGTTGTCGAGttatatagatattttagTTGGTTAACAGGTATTTTAGCAGATTGATTCGTTATGACCCATTTTGTTAAACATGTTACATAGGTATTTTAACGGGTTGACGGATTGACTTGAAATCCACTTGTTTATTGAACGGATCATGTCGAATTGACCCAAAAATGACCTGAATTTTAATCATATAAATTGAACCTGCTAATTTTTCATGCGGGCTTCGAATCGTGTAATAAGTTGTGCCCGAAATTACCACCCTTACTCCCGAGTCTTGAGCCCTGACTGACTTTTTCTGTTGCTGCCTTGTGTCGAGAATGCACACAGGCTAGGCTAGGCTAGCAACTTAGCAAGCAAAAGGCCGACGCATGTCACATAAAAAATTGGGGTGTAATAAACTGAATATCACAGTGctaaagttcaaaatttatcGACATTTTTACTTGATTTGGCTTATTTCACAGTgctcaaattttaattataagcTCTATGAACCAAACATGCCTAGGCTCATGTTTGACTCGTTTCTTAAATGAATCGAGCTCAGCTTGACTTGTCCAGGCTGTATCGATAACACAATTAATGTACGAATCAAATCTTTGAAGTCTTGAATGTGTTAtaatttatcttattttgcaTAGGCCAATTAAACCAGATTGGCAactttgattttatgggacagtaataaatatataatgtagtCCCTGTTTGCCTAATTAGTTTAGAATTAGACTTATATTTAGGATGACAGGATGAGTGCTTGCATATGCAGCTCTGGACCcctttttcttattaatttcTTCTAGTTAGTAAAACTAGCTATTCTGGTATTCCCCACAGCAAGAACCCTTTAAGTTTACGACACAAATGGTGAAGAGGGCTCATAACATAAGATCGTTAACTGACAGATtttatgaaaaggaaaaaccttAATTACAACAAGTGCAAAGGGAAGAAGGAAAGGTCGATGTTGATGTACGTTTTTGCTATCTATCTTTGCCTTTGTCGCGGCCATGGTCCGATCTACTTCCCCTTTGTATCATCTTCTTAGCATCCAACTTGCTCCCAGATCCCGTTTCTAGTTGATGTTCTACTTGGTCTTGTATTTCTGTTGAGCTAACAATCTTTCTTTCGGTTCCCACGGGAAACTTTCCATCTGATCTTTTTGTTTGCAAATGCAGCGGATAATCTTTCTTTCCAGCAACATTGGTTCTTCTTGTGCTGTGATCCCCTCTACTACTAGTGAATTTATCATGATGATCTGCTGCTCCCAGTTTTAGCTTACCATGTCCATGACCATGACCATTATGAATATCTAATTCTCTGCTAGTTGGAACTGTTTGTTTTCCTGTGGAAAAGAGCTCCTGGGACTGGGACTGGGAGGGCATAAGTGGCAGTAGTTTATGTTTATGATGATGATCATGAGTTGCTGCTGCCTTGGAGTTGGAAGCTCTGTCTCTGTCTTGTTCAAAGAAGAGGACTTGCACAACAGTCCTCAATGGTAGCCGCTCATTTTTCACAGCATGAGCGCGTACCTCGGGCGACAACTTCTGGCAGTCTAAAATGCGGCAGAGGCGCTTCTTGTCTGCCTTGCTCAGATCACCATGCTCCTGCTTaagttaataataaatatagatATCATGTATAATCAAGCAGGTAATGTTCATAGAGTTAATTGTTCTTAGCTTGCTCATTAATTTGATTATCATGTATTGATATTATATATGGAATTGGCAATGGCAATGGCATTCAGTTTAATTAATGAATCACCTTTAGATAAATGTTAATAGCCTTGTAAATGTCGTCATGGTCTTCCCTTGCAATATCTGGCAAAGCTTCGGCCAGAGATACCAGTTTTGAAACTGGCATGTTGGCATCCCTGGCAACGACTTGAAGGTAAGAATCGATGAGCTTCCCAACCTTTCTCATTGTTCCCAAAAACTGGGCGCTGCTGCCGTTTGATtcagaagcagaagcagctGCAGGGGATTGTCTTCTCCACAGCACCAAGAAACTTTGTAAAACTGCCACAACCAAGTCAATATCGTAAAATTCTGGGTCAGTGGGCGAGTGTGATGGAGAAATCAGGTCATTCACTGTTGCCTCTTGGAGTTGTAGACTGGACCTCCTTAATAGTTCTGTCTTTGTCACTGGAGACACTCCTAAGTAATTTGCAACTATAAGAAGCCTTAGCAAGAATCCAACACAAACTGCTCTCTTATCTCCAGGAATCATACTGACAATGGTATCAACAATTCTTCGATTCTTCTCCACAAATTGCTCATCTGTTTGTGGAGGCGGTCTCGTGGTGTCTGGCAGCCAACGACAAGCATAGACGTGCAAAGCTTCACCAATGAGCTGCGGTGGCAGCATGTACGTTGATGCAACAGCAGTAATTATACACCGAAACAGGTCTACATCAAGGTCTGATATATCCTCTGTCCACCAATCCTTTGGAACAGAATGGTGTTGCTTTTTGCTGTAACCAGGTCTAGTATAAGTGTAGGACCATGAGACCTGCAATGCAATTAAGATCAATTTAATCATTTTCCGTTTCAGCATTGCTGCTGCTGACAGAAGAAGTGCatgcaataacatataaatgtaTGCGTGACCTTTGCTGGAGGTGTAAGGATTTTTTCAACAATTGAATCAATGCACTTTCTGATGATTCCAAGATTCTCAGACCACTCTGGCAACTTTACTGTGGTTTCTAGTGTGGTAATGGAGTCCTTCCAACCTTCAAGAATGCACGAATTGAAGAAAGCCTCGAGTTTTGGAACAAAATTTCCCTTCTCTAATGACTCAGTCATTCGAAGGAACTTAGCAGCACAAAATGCAGGTACAAAGTTATACGCACTGAGGTTAATCGTAATTCCATAACAGAACTTAGCACACAGTTCGAAAGCGTCTTCACCTCCTGGAATATCGTGAAGCTCTATGCTGACCTTTTCAGAATCACCAGAGTCAGAGCAAAGCCGTTGTAAGAGGCCACATTTTGGAACAAGTGGAAACTGCAACTAAGAAAGCACAATTATCTCTTCCTTTCCAAGAACAAGCATACATATGCACAGCCGTTAGCTGCATGTTTTCCAAtagttttcagtgaaatattgaaatgctatttcttttcctatggtcttcctttcctttctttctccgGTTTTATGATGCTTTAAGAATACTTTATGCTTTAAAAGCACCACCATGtgctaaacataaaaatacacaGGAACTATTGATCAATTGATCAGCAGAAAGATTGCACAACCATAGACTAGTATGCATATAGATTTGTGATAATCCATGCATTTGCACCAGCGAGGTACGTACATGATTCGTTATTCACATACCTTATGGAGAAGATAACTGATGTTGTTAATTTGTATGAGAAGGTCGCTTGGTACATCTGAAATCACAGTCCTGCGCATACAAATTAAATCAGTTTCTTCTGGAAATGCTGAAATTGTTGAGAGTACTGAGTGACAGCTCACAAATTAACCACATTTCGTATTAAAATCCAGTACACAGCTTTGGTTTCCTATGTGAGCTGTGTGTGAGTTCATACACATGGGAAAATTCATTCCATACAATTTGTGAAACAAGTCAATTAATTTCCACTCGTATATGACTATGAGACAAAATTGGAAATAGCTCATAGTACCTGGTGGCTTCTTCTGTGCAGAAGGTGTCCGGCTTGGTCCCAATTTTCATAAACTTCATTTCTGGATTGGTACTTTCCTTTTAATACAGAAGATCAATCAGTTGTGCCTTCAAAAAAACTGCTGCAACAATATCCCCTTTCGGATGATTTCTGAAAGAGATTCAGATcctaaaattaataataatgcagTTTCATCTGAATTGGTAactgattaattaattaattaattaatacaaaGAAATGTATCGACTAGCTAGCTAGATTCAGTAGAAAGAAAGACCAATCAAGCTAATTCATCAGCTGAAACTGATCAACTTAGGAGATACTTACAAATTATGAAGGATTGCCGCCGAGGTACGAAGCTGATTTTAATATAGTTTCAGTAGCCGAATGAACATGCAAATTGGAATCGCCAAAATCCACAATCacgaaaattaaagaaaaaaaagaagacgacGGGttagaagaagagaagaacaaaaatgcATATCGAAAgctataaacaaaaattgtcaaagaaaaagaaacaataaatataaaattatggaAATTCGATCATATCAGAATGAAGTTGTGAAGTAGACGTTATGGCCCTTACCTGATGATCATCTTTCCTCCAACAAGGTGTCTCGAGGACCCACCATCACGCATTGTTCCTGCATAGCACCCAGCCGCAAGTCCTTTAATttatagctagctagctattgAGGAGGACGGGGTTTTTTCCTAAATGACAtcaattaagaagaaaaaaagggaagaaaaaaaaaattaattaattaatttttgctCTCAGTAGTGTCTACTGTGAGAGGTGCTGGTGCTGGTATTAACAAATAATTAAGTCAATCAATATATATTAGAAGGGTGTCAGTCTACTCTCTGGCTACTCTTGAAGAGGCAAATGGGATTGAAGGATACTGGTTTTCCAGCCTTCGCTTGTTTGCCACAACAGCCATGCAAAATATTTTACATCtgaatcatttggaagttagtatatatatatatatatatatatatatatatatatgttgttgaagCTCATTTAATTACACTGAATCTCTCACTCTGACTCACTGACTGACGTACGTTAGGAAGGCATCAACCAGAAACTGATATAAATACCAACAACCTGATGACTGATGAACTTAGTAATTTTGTACTCAtatttacttatatatatgcaataaTTAAAGTTTCATTTAAATGACATCATATTAGTTTTTTTGGCCTGAATGTAAAGAGTGAGGGTGTGGATCATCAGGGGAAAGATTTATATATTCATATAACATTTTATATGAATTCCTCCATCTCCATCGGAGTGAAGCTCtatatttttcatcaaatCAAGACTCTAATCAATGCACAATAAACATGTATAAATGCAAGAAATGGAAAGAAGAATCTCTCTTTTTCAAGACAATTGGTAGGCTTTTTTATGATCACCATTGATCGATACGATTGGTTGAAATGGGAGATGGATAGGGCTAGCGTGGTCTGTGCTTATACAGACAAGTGAagtaaagagagagagaagcaagcatgtatatgtgtatgtattatgtatatgtatagatAATGTGGCACAACACGCGGTACCAGGTATCAGATGGGAAAAAAGGCCTTGAGATTTTTGTTCCAAGTAGCAAAGTAGGAATGCATGCAAATGCAGAGAAGCCTAGTAGCTTACAAGAAACTTTTGTTAAAGGTAGCTTTATCCTTAGCTAGCCGGCCAGCTAGAAGCCCAGATCCCCAACACcataaacaatatattcactgtATTAATTCACTTTTGACATTGATAATAAAGAGCCCCTCCACAAGGTTTTGTTCATTTCTATTTTGTCCATATTCAATTGgaattagtttcttttttaactttttggaCATTTTATACTTATCCTCTAGCAGCTAGCAAAGTATGGCagaatctttctttctttcatctcATCTGTACGTATGGTATAACAGAATGGAAAGCCACTAGCTGGAGATGTATTTGTACGCATATAAGCTataagctagctagctagattATTATCAATCAGATCACTCCAATCTCCCTCAACTCATTatatactaattaattaacagGATCATATTAGCAATCAATCAGTGGTGGGACGACTCAGCTAATGACTTACAGAAATGCTTATTCCAGTGAGTAgtgataaaaatgaaattaataagAAGAGGGTACCGCAAGTAAACAATTGAAGTTGTTGAATTCCAAGGCAACAGCTAGCACCATTAATTTACAGTAGAAAAAGCGGCAACTTTACCTTGCAACTTCAAGTGAGTGGACcgattgaattggattggagAAAGAGAGTGTAGCTGCAGAACCAAATGAATATCcaactaatatatataatttctgaTGGGAAACCACTAGCCAGCAACAAGGAGAACAGGGCTTAATATATATGCTTGGGTGCAAATGAACGTGAGAGGATCAGATGCATATATGCAACGTGAAATAGAATATTTCATGCATATAACCctcagtgagagagagagagagagagagagagagtaattaTGGGTTTCTGTATAGCTAGCTAGAAGCAACTACTGTGACTGTGAGACACCAACTAAAGAGAAATGAGtcccgagagagagagagagtgcgtGCTTGTGTGGTTGGTTGGGATTAGTCAACATGGTAATGTATGAAAAGCACGCACATTATGATAAACTGGTTgaatagaaaaagaagggaattCCTTATAGATATATATTGGAAAAGACAGGTCTCTTCTAGCGAACGCGAACAGCTCTTgtctaattttcttcttcttcttcttctttttcttctctctccccaGGACAGGATCCAAAAGCTCCAAGCGAGAGCAGTCCAACAGCTATAGGCTGGCTGGCTTGAAATTGGTGCTCTATGATTGAATCAGAATTATAATTCAACTGAAATCACAAAAAGCATGCAATATTGCCAGATTGTGCAAAGATTGCAAGTGGGAAGTGAGAAGGCcttaaagaaagagagagaaagaaagagagtgcTCCTTCCTAGTGGCATGGGGTGGAACATGCTCTATCACGTGGGACCATCTTGTTCATCTCTAGCTAGTCCTCCTTAGCCTAGTTagctatgtatatatatatatataccttttatgtgtatatatatatatatatgtataaagaaagaaagaaagaaagggagaaagaaagaaattaaagacagATCCCTCCCTCCCCAGTCTTGTCCTCGTTTGTGTGTAtgtgagtgtgtgtgtgtgaataaATCTTATTTCCTCATCATGCTTTCCCCCACTATGTAAGGtatattcttcttctactGTTGTACACTGCACAACCCCTTTTCATTAGTTGGTTGGCTTgggtcctctctctctctcatttccaTGCATGTCGGCCACGTGTCTTTTCCTGCACCGTTGGTTACATCTCGCAGTCACGCTGATGGGATTGCCGTGCCTTCCCCTTGTCGGTTGCTTCCAGGGCCAGACACAGACAAGTATTTctcccactctctctctctctctctcaaccaaGCTCTCTACTCTACACAAAACACAAGCACTCGTGTGCATTGTGCAATATTATATTCCCGTGTATGTGTATCGCTTTTTGGATATTTCATAATTAATGATGCATGAGATGATATGCGATCATTCTTTAGGGTCCCGGCCCATCCCTTCAACATAATCTCTTCgtttgaatttgattgaaaGATGGCTGAGCTAACTGTTAATATTATTCATTTCCAAccctaaaataatttaatttgtgcCACTTCGATTCCAACCTAATTAAGTGCCAAGCGGCCCTAGCCTTATCAAGTGATGATCGATCATCATGATATCATCACTAAAGTCTAAACTAAAGTGTCGATTAAGGTACGTAAATTACTTTCCAGTTTCTTAATTAGATCTTGTTATCATTGCCCATTATCTAAAACTAATCTTTGCAAAATCCCAACTACATGGCCCTTTTTCGTTATGCGaaagtttcttcttttttttttattactttctAGCTACTTATTATGTACCCGTATATATAATGGAGAAAATCTCTCATTACTAAGTTtatgagaaattataaaatgttACTGTAGTAGAGCCAAATATATCCATTACCTGTCCAATCCAatcttatattatatgtacTACTAGTCTACGATTACTGACATCTTTCCCTTCAAAATAAGTGATGATCTTCCCCTTCTTATTAATTGTTTCCTTTagtttctatatatatatatataattatgtaatatGTTGTTGCTAGCTAgctataatttcttttaaaatttgtttttttcgtAATTGAACATTAATCTCGATCCAAAATGAATGTAATTTAACCTACCACGGCAAGAAACTAGTCACAGCCTAGATAATAAAATGTCAACTTGTATAATTGCAATGCATGTGCAGGTGATGGCGGTAGTCAATCTCTACTCCATCATAATGGGCCTAGCCTCTCTAGCCTAGTAGTAGTAGTACTGAAATTTCCAAAAAGGAAGGATCTTTCCTTATTTGGGCAATCAGGTTCAGTTGTGAACACCCCATTGCATTGCCCATATATGCCTCTTTGATCTCTCCTGTTAATTATTTGCCGAACTTATTTGCTTTTCaggaattttcatttttcatgtcTATACTCTACCTCTacgtacatacatacatgtttgtatgtatgtgtgtattTTGTTAGGGCCACACACCGACGTATATGAAAACTCtccttgtttctttgtttcataaggtttcaataaaaaaatttttctttctatgtATGCAAGTATCATACACAAAAACCAAGCTACTCGTTGCCTTGAACTTCATATATTAAGGTAACAGGAACCGGAGAGCTGCACCTGCAGCTAAAATCTTTAGTGGAGGAGGTCAAGGGGCAAAAGACCAAAGCCACTTTCGCAAGTATAATGCAATGCAAATTGCAGGATGGTGACATTATGACAAACCTATGTCAGTCAGtacaaatatattatatatcatcAAAGACGTGTGATTAGCAAAGCCAGGCTTGGCACATATTTATAGTTTTTCTACGTTGTTTCATGCCATACTAACG belongs to Prunus persica cultivar Lovell chromosome G4, Prunus_persica_NCBIv2, whole genome shotgun sequence and includes:
- the LOC18780573 gene encoding DNA-directed RNA polymerases IV and V subunit 4 isoform X2, whose protein sequence is MSEKGGKGFSLPTGKAVKSSLKSTPSTKDASLKGKDDSSTKSKKGRKVQFDSEGLHEPKSNFSSKFDNPAAASGKDWGKGGKGDKVGNGRKKEPQPLELKIEQELPQSAKCLMDCEAADILQGIQEQMILLSKDPTIKIPVSFDKGLQYAKRTSHYTNPQSVRKVLETLTKYGVSDGEISVIANVCPETTDEVFALVPSLKTTRSVLSQPLKEVLSELTKLKQST
- the LOC18780573 gene encoding DNA-directed RNA polymerases IV and V subunit 4 isoform X1, with translation MSEKGGKGFSLPTGKAVKSSLKSTPSTKDGLLFLRSLLFLTSSLKGKDDSSTKSKKGRKVQFDSEGLHEPKSNFSSKFDNPAAASGKDWGKGGKGDKVGNGRKKEPQPLELKIEQELPQSAKCLMDCEAADILQGIQEQMILLSKDPTIKIPVSFDKGLQYAKRTSHYTNPQSVRKVLETLTKYGVSDGEISVIANVCPETTDEVFALVPSLKTTRSVLSQPLKEVLSELTKLKQST
- the LOC18778718 gene encoding BTB/POZ domain-containing protein At5g47800 isoform X2; its protein translation is MKFMKIGTKPDTFCTEEATRTVISDVPSDLLIQINNISYLLHKFPLVPKCGLLQRLCSDSGDSEKVSIELHDIPGGEDAFELCAKFCYGITINLSAYNFVPAFCAAKFLRMTESLEKGNFVPKLEAFFNSCILEGWKDSITTLETTVKLPEWSENLGIIRKCIDSIVEKILTPPAKVSWSYTYTRPGYSKKQHHSVPKDWWTEDISDLDVDLFRCIITAVASTYMLPPQLIGEALHVYACRWLPDTTRPPPQTDEQFVEKNRRIVDTIVSMIPGDKRAVCVGFLLRLLIVANYLGVSPVTKTELLRRSSLQLQEATVNDLISPSHSPTDPEFYDIDLVVAVLQSFLVLWRRQSPAAASASESNGSSAQFLGTMRKVGKLIDSYLQVVARDANMPVSKLVSLAEALPDIAREDHDDIYKAINIYLKEHGDLSKADKKRLCRILDCQKLSPEVRAHAVKNERLPLRTVVQVLFFEQDRDRASNSKAAATHDHHHKHKLLPLMPSQSQSQELFSTGKQTVPTSRELDIHNGHGHGHGKLKLGAADHHDKFTSSRGDHSTRRTNVAGKKDYPLHLQTKRSDGKFPVGTERKIVSSTEIQDQVEHQLETGSGSKLDAKKMIQRGSRSDHGRDKGKDR
- the LOC18778718 gene encoding BTB/POZ domain-containing protein At5g47800 isoform X1 is translated as MKFMKIGTKPDTFCTEEATRTVISDVPSDLLIQINNISYLLHKLQFPLVPKCGLLQRLCSDSGDSEKVSIELHDIPGGEDAFELCAKFCYGITINLSAYNFVPAFCAAKFLRMTESLEKGNFVPKLEAFFNSCILEGWKDSITTLETTVKLPEWSENLGIIRKCIDSIVEKILTPPAKVSWSYTYTRPGYSKKQHHSVPKDWWTEDISDLDVDLFRCIITAVASTYMLPPQLIGEALHVYACRWLPDTTRPPPQTDEQFVEKNRRIVDTIVSMIPGDKRAVCVGFLLRLLIVANYLGVSPVTKTELLRRSSLQLQEATVNDLISPSHSPTDPEFYDIDLVVAVLQSFLVLWRRQSPAAASASESNGSSAQFLGTMRKVGKLIDSYLQVVARDANMPVSKLVSLAEALPDIAREDHDDIYKAINIYLKEHGDLSKADKKRLCRILDCQKLSPEVRAHAVKNERLPLRTVVQVLFFEQDRDRASNSKAAATHDHHHKHKLLPLMPSQSQSQELFSTGKQTVPTSRELDIHNGHGHGHGKLKLGAADHHDKFTSSRGDHSTRRTNVAGKKDYPLHLQTKRSDGKFPVGTERKIVSSTEIQDQVEHQLETGSGSKLDAKKMIQRGSRSDHGRDKGKDR